A window of Phycodurus eques isolate BA_2022a chromosome 5, UOR_Pequ_1.1, whole genome shotgun sequence contains these coding sequences:
- the rassf9 gene encoding ras association domain-containing protein 9 produces MAPFGKNFLKARLKNRTKDSEPITGKEIQVTVCNEEKVVCGVTKHTTCADMIQALLEDHRSVPESKRLLHGEPKDFYLVERYKGFERVLPPLSRILRLWYAWGEERPFIQFVLVKSSDVVPQRAVKATKNRTRYTRNPQTLPVEKQKRVVRKAFRKLEKLHKESTTPAGTEEIDRMVQLILNQDQTIQEQIQRMGDLEAEIQQLQGQQDHHDKSEPCCLNLEELDQLLQASDDVQQLELQVQRQQALLEQLCREIDAEQRMVAGGEQEGASATPWTPSEADESFLAELERMQAELRRSYLAGVSLHSQAAEVDKQLRCSEATWLSRDQECWQLASQLRLLQMSDAAQEATASDAGVKMEAIAVKHVSSPIDMTDTDSDTGISSTHSQDSLSPGSDFPPPLDTDV; encoded by the exons ATGGCTCCATTCGGGAAGAATTTCCTGAAAGCTCGTCTGAAAAACAG GACCAAAGACAGCGAGCCCATCACTGGGAAGGAGATCCAGGTGACAGTGTGCAATGAGGAGAAGGTCGTCTGTGGCGTGACCAAGCACACCACCTGTGCCGATATGATTCAGGCATTACTAGAGGATCACAGATCTGTCCCGGAGAGCAAGCGGCTCCTGCACGGAGAGCCCAAAGACTTCTATCTGGTGGAGCGCTACAAAGGTTTCGAGAGGGTGTTGCCGCCACTCAGCAGGATCCTGAGGCTGTGGTACGCCTGGGGGGAAGAGAGACCCTTCATCCAGTTCGTCCTGGTCAAAAGCAGCGATGTTGTGCCCCAGCGGGCTGTGAAGGCTACAAAGAACCGGACCAGATACACCAGGAATCCTCAGACTCTTCCTGTGGAGAAGCAGAAACGAGTAGTGAGGAAGGCCTTCCGGAAGCTAGAGAAACTCCACAAGGAGAGCACGACGCCCGCCGGCACTGAGGAAATTGATCGCATGGTCCAGCTCATCCTTAACCAGGATCAAACTATTCAGGAGCAGATCCAGCGCATGGGGGATCTAGAGGCGGAGATCCAGCAGCTTCAAGGGCAGCAAGACCACCATGACAAGTCAGAACCTTGTTGTTTGAACTTGGAAGAGCTTGATCAGCTACTGCAAGCTAGCGATGATGTCCAGCAGCTGGAGTTACAGGTCCAGAGGCAGCAGGCGCTCTTAGAGCAGCTCTGTCGCGAAATAGATGCCGAGCAAAGGATGGTGGCGGGCGGTGAGCAGGAGGGAGCGTCAGCCACTCCCTGGACACCATCCGAGGCCGATGAGTCATTCCTTGCCGAGCTGGAAAGGATGCAGGCGGAGCTGAGGCGGAGCTACTTGGCCGGCGTGTCACTCCATAGCCAGGCGGCCGAGGTAGACAAGCAGCTCCGCTGCTCTGAGGCCACCTGGCTCTCCAGGGACCAGGAATGCTGGCAGCTAGCCTCTCAACTCAGATTGCTGCAAATGAGCGACGCCGCTCAGGAAGCCACTGCCAGTGATGCGGGGGTGAAAATGGAGGCCATCGCGGTCAAACACGTCTCATCCCCCATTGACATGACCGATACAGACTCGGACACCGGCATCAGCTCCACGCACAGCCAGGACTCGCTATCGCCTGGCTCGGACTTCCCTCCACCATTGGACACAGACGTCTAA
- the nts gene encoding neurotensin/neuromedin N produces MQAHLACVLLLLCFTCSGLCADMEQEQQALGEQLLSSLFASKLKQASKQSAPYWRLSLDNLCRLAAGLRHDEEEEEEAWWRRGEEEEEDEEEEGEQQMMMREWSNQRLEELSSLRHICRALLHSRQGRLRHDSREYVAENGGDTPLKRKSPYILKRQATHAAKSRRPYILKRSEIY; encoded by the exons ATGCAGGCTCACTTGGCttgtgtgctgctgctgctgtgtttCACCTGCAGTGGACTCTGCGCAG ATATGGAGCAGGAGCAGCAAGCGCTGGGAGAACAACTCCTCAGCAGCCTTTTTGCCTCCAAG CTGAAACAGGCGAGCAAGCAGAGCGCCCCCTACTGGCGCCTATCGCTGGATAACCTGTGCCGGTTGGCCGCCGGGCTGCGGcacgacgaggaggaggaggaggaggcatgGTGGAGGagaggcgaggaggaggaggaagatgaggaagaggagggggaacAGCAGATGATGATGAGGGAGTGGAGCAACCAGAGGCTGGAGGAACTCTCCAGCCTGCGGCACATCTGCAGAGCGTTGCTGCACAGTCGCCAGGGAAGG CTACGCCACGATTCCCGGGAGTACGTGGCGGAAAACGGCGGGGACACTCCGCTCAAGCGCAAGTCACCGTACATCCTCAAGAGGCAAGCCACTCACGCAGCCAAGTCCCGGAGGCCGTACATCTTGAAACGAAGTGAAATTTACTGA